CCGTCGTCGAGAAGCGCTCGTACTCGCGCATCTCGGGGGACACCTCGCTCGACAGCGAGATCGTCACGCCCGGCAGCGCTTCGCGCAGCAGTTCGCCGGCCCGCTGCTCGTGGACCGGGTTCACGTAGCTGTGCAGGAACGCCACCGCCACGCTCTCCACGCCTTGCGCCTTGAAGAGCGTCGCGGCCTCGCGTACCGCCGATTCGTCCAGCGGCAGCAGTTCGGTGCCGTCGGCCGCGAGGCGCTCGCGCACCGTCACGCGCAGGTCGCGCGGCACGAGCGCGGGGGGCTTGTCCATCGCGATGTCGTACTGGTCGAAGCGGCTTTCGGTGCCCATCTCCAGCACGTCGCGGAAGCCCTCGGTGGTCAGCAGCGCGGTCTTCGCGCCGCGCCGTTCGATCAGCGCGTTGGTGGCGAGCGTCGTGCCGTGCACGACGAGGCCCACGTCGCCGGCGGTCAGGCCGGCCTCCGCGAGCAGGACCGCGATGCCGTCGAGCAGCGCGCGTTCGGGGGCGTCGTAGGTGGTCAGCACCTTCGTCGAGTGGCGCTTCGTCGGCGTCTCCAGCACCACGTCGGTGAAGGTGCCGCCGATGTCTGCGCCGATGCGGGCGAGGCCCCTGGCCGTCGTCGTGGGGTTCACGTCAGGCTCCGGTCAGAGGAAATCGCCGGGCGACTTCTCGAGCCGGGCGTAGAAGCGCTTCAGGTGGGTCGCCACGTGCACGGGCTCGAAGTTCGCGACACCGCCGTCGCGCGCGACCAGCTCGGGAAGCGGGGCGACGATGGTGTCGCGGTCCGGGTTCAGGAAGAAGGGGATCGAGAAGCGCTCGACCCCCGCCTTGTTGCGCACGCGGTGGAAGTTCGAGATGAACTTGCCGTTCGACCACCACATCATCATGTCGCCGATGTTGATGGTGTACGCGCCCGGCACCGGCGGTGCCGAGATCCACGTGCCGTCGCGGCGCTTGACCTCGAGGCCGCCCACCGAGTCCTGCGCGAGGATGGTCAGCGGCCCTTCGTCGGTGTGCGACACGGTGTTCGACACCTCGACGTCGGACCCCTCGGGGATCGGGATGTAGTACAGCAGGCTCAGCTGGCAGATGGGCAGGTCGAAGTAGCCGTCGAAGGTGTCCTCGGCCACGTCGAGGCCGATCGCGAAGGCACGCAGCAGGTCGCGCGACAGCGCGAGCATCGCCGCGTAGTGGGTCTCGCAGGCGTCGCGGAACGCCGGCATGTCTTCCGGCCAGCGGTTCGGGCGGTTGAAGATCGGGTCCGGGTTCGGCACGTCGGGGAAGTCGGCCTGGATGCGGTACTGCTCGAAGAGGCGGCTGTTGCGGTCGAGCGCGCCCTCGCGCTTGGGCATCGGGATCCAGCCGCGGTACCACTGCAGCGTGGCGGCCGACGCGCGGCGCTCCTCGACGGGACGGTGGAAGAACGCCTTCGACTGGTCGAATGTGTCGCCGAGCACCTTCGGCGGCACGTCGTGCCCCTTCAGGTAGAAGAACCCGATCTCGGTGCAGGCGCGCGCGATCTCCGCGGCCACGGCGCGCTTGCCGGCCTCGCCGCCATGGCGGAACGGCGAGAAGTCGATGATGGGGATCTCGGCGAGGTCGACCGTCTTCGCGACGATGCGGTCCTCCACGCCTTCGGTGCTGCGGCTCATGGGAACGGGTCCTTTCAGTGTCGGGGGCGTGCCGGCTTCGCGGGGCGGTGCGGCGGCATCTGGAACGTCACGGTACCGGCAAGGTCCTTCGGGCGGGCTGCCTTTTGCGTCACCGCGGCTTGCGCAAACGGCTACAGGCGGCGCGCCCGTTCGTGGGCAAGATGAAGGCTCAACAACCCCACGACCCCGATGCCTACGAGTCTTCCGTCCGCCGCGAGAGTGAACCGGCGTGGTGCGCTGGCCGCGCTCGGCGCACTGCCGCTGCTCGGGATGGGTGCGCTGTCCGTCAACGTGCTCGCGCCCGGCGCCGCACCCGCTTCACGAGGTCTCATGAAATTCGAACACCAGCTCGGCTGGGTCAAGGGCATCCAGTTCGGCGGCTACCTGGCCGCGCTGGACCGGGGCGACCTCGCGCGCGAAGGGCTCGACGTCGACATGGTGGCCGGCGGCCCCGGCACCGACTACCGCACGCTGGTGTCGAGCGGCCGCGCGCTGGTCAGCGAGAGCAACGTGGCCGGCATGATCGACGGCGCGCTGCGCGGCCAGCCGCTGGTGGCGTTCGCCGCGGTGATGCAGCGCGACCCCGGCGCCATCATGAGTCCGGCCGACCGGCCCATCCGCACGGTGCACGACATGGTCGGCAAGACGCTCGGCGTGCCCAACAGCGTGCGCGCGCAGCTGCTGCCGCTGATCCGCCGCGCGGGCATCGACCCCGAGAGCGTGCGCCTCGTGCCGGTGGGCAGCGACCCGTCGCTGCTGGCGTCCGGCCAGGTGGACGGCTACTACAGCTGGTCCACCACCGCCGTGCCGGCCCTGCGCAAGATCGGGTTCGAGCCGCACTGGCTGCACGTGTCGGACCTGGGCGTGCCCGGCTACGGCCAGGTGCTGATCGCGCGCCGCGACACCTTCGAGCAGCAGCGCGACGTGCTGGTGCGCTACACCCGCGCGCTGATGCGTGGCTGGCGCTGGGTCGTCGACCACCCGGCCGAGGCGGCCGAACTGATCGTGCGCAAGTACGCCCCGCCGGGCACGGACCTGACTGAACAACTGGGCCAGGCCGAGATGATGCGCGACTACATCCTGGCCGGCGACGCGCGGCGGCACGGCCTGCTGTGGATCGACCCGGGGGTGTTCGAGAAGGCCGTGGCGCTCGGGCGCGAGGCGGGCAGCGTGCCGGCCGACGCGGTGGTGGACGTCTCGCGCCTCGTCACGCAGGACATCGTGAAGGCCGCCACGGCGTGATCCCGATGCCCCCGGTGACATTCCCGCACCGCCGCGCGAACCAAACGGCACCCCGGCGGCGGGCGGCCTTCGGTAGCCTGATCTCACCCTCCGACACGCGCCCCTGACGCGCGCCAGCCGAAAGCGATCCCGATGTCCGGCCTTTCCATCCAGAACGTTTCCAAGTCCTTCGCGCTCGACGGCCAGGCCGTGCCCGCGCTGTCGGGCGTGAGTCTCGACCTCGAGCCGGGCCAGTTCGGCGCGCTGATTGGGCCGTCGGGCTGCGGCAAGTCGACACTGCTGCGCATGGTGGCCGACGTGTTCGCCCCCACCGACGGCCGCATCACGATCGACGGCGCGCCCACGCAGCAGGCGCGGCGCGACCACCAGATCGGCTTCGTGTTCCAGGAGGCCACGCTGCTGCCGTGGCGCAGCGTGCTCGAGAACGTGCGCCTGCCGCTCGAGGTGCTCGGCCGCGACGGCCCGCCGGCCGCGCGGTCGCCGGAGGAGCTGGTGCGGCTCGTGGGCCTGTCCGGCTACGAACACGCGTGGCCGTCGCAGCTGTCGGGTGGCATGCAGCAGCGCTGCGCGATCGCGCGGGCGCTGGTGGCCTCGCCGAAGATCCTGCTGCTCGACGAACCCTTTGGCGCGCTCGACGAGGTGATGCGGTACCGCATGAACTTCGAGCTGCTGCGCATCCGCGCGGAGACGCAGACCACGGCGCTGATGGTCACGCACTCGATCGAGGAGGCGGTGCTGATGGCCGACCGCATCTTCGTGTTCGCCGCGAAACCCGGCCGCATCGTCGAGCGGGTCGAGGTCGACCTGCCACGCCCGCGCCGCCTGACGACGATGGACGATCCGCGGTTCAACGCGACCGTCGACCGCGTGCGCCGCGCGCTGTTCGGCCAGCTGCCCCACGCGCTCGACCACGAGATCGCCCATGCCTGACGTCTTCGGCTCCTGGGCCCGGCGCGGGCTGCCGCCGCTCGCGGTGTTCGGCGTGCTGCTCGCCGGCATCGAGGCCTGGGTGGGGGCCGGCCGGGCGCCGATGACCATCCCGCGCCCGAGCGACGTCGCCGCGCTGCTGTGGGCCGAACACGCGGCGCTGCTGCACCAGCTCGGCATCACGCTGCTGACGGCGGGCCTCGGCTTCGGGCTCGCGCTGCTGGCAGCTCTGGCGATCGGCTTCGCTGTGTACGCCTGGCCGCGCACCGAAACGCCGGTGCTCACCGCGGGGGCCGTGTTGAGCAGCATCCCGATGATCGCCATCGCGCCCATCCTGAGCGTCTGGCTCGGCCTGTCCATCGGCACCCGCGTGCTGATCACCGTGGTGATCTGCGTGTTCCCGCTGCTGGTGTCGGTGGTGCAGGGGTTGCGCGAGAGCAAGGCCACCGAGCAGGAACTCTTCACCGTGCTGGCCGCGTCGCCGCTGCAGCGCTTCCGCCTGCTCGCGCTGCCGAGCGCCGTGCCGCTGCTGTTCGTGGGCCTGAAGATCGCCGCGCCGCTGGCCGTGCTGGGCGCGCTGATCGGTGAATGGAACGGGGCCGAGACCGGCCTCGGTGTCGTGATGCTGAACGCGATGTTCGGCCTGCAGGTGCAGCGCCTGTGGGCCACCGTGCTGATCGCTTGCGCCGTGTCGTCGCTCGCGTACGCCTACATCTGCCTGATGGAACGGGTGGCCGGCTTCGACCGCAGCGCCCCGGGAGCCGCATGAACCCCGCCGAGATCTCGATCCCCGACGCCGCGGTCGCAGCGTCCACGCCCCGTGTCCGCCGCGGCCTGCCGCTGGCCGGCGCCGCCGTGCTGAGCGCGCAGCGCCTGGCCGGCTACGTGGCCGTGGTCGCCGTGGTGGCGCTGCTGTGGCAGCTCGCCATCTGGCTGTTCGACGTGCCGCCGTACCTGCTCCCGAGCCCGGCCGACGCGGGCGCGGCCCTGGTGGCCCACGCCGGCGAGGTGGGCGAGGCCGCGTGGCTCACCGTGCAGAGCACGGTGATCGGCATGCTGGTGGCCACCGTGGTGGCCGTGCTGTTCGCACTGGTGTTCATCGCCTCGCCCT
This genomic stretch from Piscinibacter gummiphilus harbors:
- a CDS encoding isopenicillin N synthase family dioxygenase; the protein is MSRSTEGVEDRIVAKTVDLAEIPIIDFSPFRHGGEAGKRAVAAEIARACTEIGFFYLKGHDVPPKVLGDTFDQSKAFFHRPVEERRASAATLQWYRGWIPMPKREGALDRNSRLFEQYRIQADFPDVPNPDPIFNRPNRWPEDMPAFRDACETHYAAMLALSRDLLRAFAIGLDVAEDTFDGYFDLPICQLSLLYYIPIPEGSDVEVSNTVSHTDEGPLTILAQDSVGGLEVKRRDGTWISAPPVPGAYTINIGDMMMWWSNGKFISNFHRVRNKAGVERFSIPFFLNPDRDTIVAPLPELVARDGGVANFEPVHVATHLKRFYARLEKSPGDFL
- a CDS encoding ABC transporter substrate-binding protein → MKFEHQLGWVKGIQFGGYLAALDRGDLAREGLDVDMVAGGPGTDYRTLVSSGRALVSESNVAGMIDGALRGQPLVAFAAVMQRDPGAIMSPADRPIRTVHDMVGKTLGVPNSVRAQLLPLIRRAGIDPESVRLVPVGSDPSLLASGQVDGYYSWSTTAVPALRKIGFEPHWLHVSDLGVPGYGQVLIARRDTFEQQRDVLVRYTRALMRGWRWVVDHPAEAAELIVRKYAPPGTDLTEQLGQAEMMRDYILAGDARRHGLLWIDPGVFEKAVALGREAGSVPADAVVDVSRLVTQDIVKAATA
- a CDS encoding ABC transporter ATP-binding protein; its protein translation is MSGLSIQNVSKSFALDGQAVPALSGVSLDLEPGQFGALIGPSGCGKSTLLRMVADVFAPTDGRITIDGAPTQQARRDHQIGFVFQEATLLPWRSVLENVRLPLEVLGRDGPPAARSPEELVRLVGLSGYEHAWPSQLSGGMQQRCAIARALVASPKILLLDEPFGALDEVMRYRMNFELLRIRAETQTTALMVTHSIEEAVLMADRIFVFAAKPGRIVERVEVDLPRPRRLTTMDDPRFNATVDRVRRALFGQLPHALDHEIAHA
- a CDS encoding ABC transporter permease, with the translated sequence MPDVFGSWARRGLPPLAVFGVLLAGIEAWVGAGRAPMTIPRPSDVAALLWAEHAALLHQLGITLLTAGLGFGLALLAALAIGFAVYAWPRTETPVLTAGAVLSSIPMIAIAPILSVWLGLSIGTRVLITVVICVFPLLVSVVQGLRESKATEQELFTVLAASPLQRFRLLALPSAVPLLFVGLKIAAPLAVLGALIGEWNGAETGLGVVMLNAMFGLQVQRLWATVLIACAVSSLAYAYICLMERVAGFDRSAPGAA